One genomic window of Glycine soja cultivar W05 chromosome 9, ASM419377v2, whole genome shotgun sequence includes the following:
- the LOC114425567 gene encoding uncharacterized protein LOC114425567 — translation MGGCFSSKPSFTINNVRLVHLSGYVEDFENPISVSQVTGTPPKHFVCTSVQLLSSCSKPLNGDTQLQPGNVYFMLPYSILQADVSPVDLASLAKRLTAIAKTRSRRLEGKKSSSLKDGSFSSNVWSSPSRSPGRLGGVVEQIGMPYGGPSPCRVRPWKPILDTIREKSFNRRSESDLQEHN, via the coding sequence ATGGGAGGTTGTTTTTCTTCTAAGCCATCCTTCACAATCAACAATGTTCGTTTGGTTCATCTGAGTGGCTATGTGGAGGATTTTGAGAATCCAATTTCAGTGAGCCAAGTCACAGGCACCCCTCCAAAGCACTTCGTTTGTACCTCAGTTCAGCTTCTTTCCTCTTGCTCAAAGCCATTGAATGGAGACACACAACTCCAACCAGGGAATGTGTACTTCATGCTACCATACTCAATCCTTCAAGCTGATGTTTCTCCTGTGGACTTGGCTTCCCTTGCTAAGAGGCTCACTGCAATAGCCAAAACTAGAAGCAGGAGGCTTGAGGGCAAAAAGTCTTCTTCCCTCAAAGATGGTTCCTTTTCAAGCAATGTTTGGAGTTCACCTTCAAGGAGTCCTGGCAGGCTTGGTGGTGTGGTTGAGCAAATTGGCATGCCATATGGAGGGCCAAGCCCGTGTCGAGTGCGTCCGTGGAAGCCTATCTTGGACACCATCAGAGAGAAGTCTTTCAATCGGAGAAGCGAGTCAGATTTGCAAGAACACAATTGA